DNA from Brassica napus cultivar Da-Ae chromosome C4, Da-Ae, whole genome shotgun sequence:
aaaacaaacctTAGGCCGAGCCCCGAGAGGTATTCTCACGATCAAGAAGATAAGCAGGAACAGCTCCTTCCTGAACATCCTCATCAGTTTTACGCCTTGATGAACTCTCCTCATGCATCTTCAATCTGTAAAAAAAGTACACATTTCAGAACAAAGCACAAATATTACTTATTTCATTCTACAAAACATATCAAGATTCCGTTCAtcgacatttaataattattatgacATGTATCTTCTATAAAACTCACGCTACAGATATCTACGTAAGTAACAAGCTCTGACCTTAACAAACACTATTCCACACACAACCGAAACACAAGAGGGGAGGGAAGAATCTAAAGCTAACATACATTAAGAATCTTCAGTGTCGCTTTGAGTATCGATGCAAACCTCAGTTGATGTTTTATCCACGATCCTTCCTCTGAAAAGGATTGCATATTTCCAGCCAACATTCGGCTTGGTTCAAATATCTTATAGCTCGACTTTGCAAATAGCCAAACAGATCGATAGCTCTCGGCTACCCTGAGCATATACTGATTCTATGATGTTATATACAAGGGCTAGACTTGGTTCCAGGACTAAATTAGTGCCGATTCATAGTGTTCGTGTGATTTTCGTATTGTATAATTATATCGTGCAACCAATCTATGGTTAATGACTGTACATCATTAGACTCGTAAACTATGGTTTATTGGGTCCATAAAGGAGAAATAGTTGTTCATGAATTCAGTAGACACAAGTCCACACAGCATTCAcaacagaagaagaaacattATATCTTGAGAACAATCAACAAATTACAAATAAACTCtaccaaattaatttttataataatgacgacaaaatttcttacatatttatataagcagTCGCATAGATCAAACAAAAATGTTCCtcagaaaattttattaaatacaaTTGCAAAAAATAACATAACCAATAAAAAAGATTGCATCGGTAATGCAACGAATCAAATGAAATTgatacaaagaaacaaaagaacattTCGAAGGGAAAAGTTTCCAAACAGTAAATTGATCAACGTGACCTCACATATAATGCATGCAAGATCATCACCATATTAATGTGATCATCAGTATTTGGGAGTGGTGGGAGCAGACTTGGGACCGGTGAAGTAAAAAGGTCCGACGCTAAAGATCTTCAAGTTCTTGTCGGAGTGGTAACGGTATCCGTACATAGACAATGGAACTCCGGTGAGACCCTTGTTGACATTGGTTGGGTTCTTACAAGTCTCAACTGGAGATGTGTAGAGCTTGACACGACAGTGAAGTAGGTTCTTGATGATGTCGGTCAACGCCACGTGGAAGTATCCCTTAGAGTCAGTTGGATCGCTGTAGATCACAACGTCCTTCTTCCCGTATGATCCTGGCTCAGAGCACACGATCTTTGCCTTGGCTCCTACATGAATTTAATTAACCGAGTTTTCggatcataaatatttttttgtaactttttcaTAGATATTTAATTATGGAAGATGAAGTATGTATTTATACCTTGAATTGGGTAGGTTTCATAACCTTTTTTGCAAAGAATGATGCCATCAACAACTTTAAGAATCTCTGGAACATATGGCTTGGTGGGAGGAGTGTAGGTTGGCTTTGGGACATATGGCTTGGTGGGTGGGGTGTAGGTTGGCTTTGGGACATATGGCTTGGTGGGAGGAGTGTATGTTGGTTTTGGAACATATTGCTTGGTGGGAGGAGTGTAGGTTGGCTTTGGGACATATGGCTTGGTGGGAGAAGTGTAGGTTGTTGGTTTTGGGATATATGGCTTGGTGGGTGGAGTGTATGTTGGTTTTGGGACGTATGGCTTGGTGGGTGGAGAATAAGTTGGTTTTGGGACATATGAAGGAGGAGAATAGGTTGGAGACTTTTTGTAGACGGGAGGAGGGAGAGTTGGCTTGTAAACCGGTGGAGTGTAAACGGGAGGTGGAAGAGTTGGTTTAGTGTAGACCGGAGGGAGAAGGGTTGGCTTGTAAACTGGTGGAGTGTAAACTGGAGGTGGGAGTGTAGGCTTGTGGGTGTAAGCTGGTGATTGGTGAACCGGAGGAGATGAGGGAGAGTAGTAAGCAGTGGCTATGGTGGCCAAAGAAAATAGGAGGCAAATGGTGAAGGAGGTGCTTTTTATCGCCATTGCAGAGAGCGTGGCCTTTCTTTTGCCTTACGCtagttcttttgtttgtttctgaGTGGGATGAGGAAAATGATTACATCAAATGgggttttataagaaaatgttaACGAGTAATGAAGAATTTAAAATTGTTATCATTACAAATGAATAATAGAAAATCATGTTTTGGTATTCATATTAGTGTGATGCACGATCATATACATGACCCCCATTCACAAGTCACAACCATACACACGGTCGCCCACCAATTGCTATATAATTAACCTTTTTTGGGCTACCGGACGTTCATTAACAAGTACTTTTTACTCTTCTGCGTACGATGCAAATTGTTCCCAGATCAAAACAAACTTGTTCATGACTTGATGATTGAGCATGCCTTTTCCTAGATGGACTGAAGCCCCAATTCCTATAACTGCTGAATGAATTTGATTAGAAAAGATTCCTTAAGCTCATTTATAGTTGAAAATATTAGCATAACAAGTATTAACAACAAAGTCATACGTAATACG
Protein-coding regions in this window:
- the LOC106374589 gene encoding proline-rich protein 3-like; this translates as MAIKSTSFTICLLFSLATIATAYYSPSSPPVHQSPAYTHKPTLPPPVYTPPVYKPTLLPPVYTKPTLPPPVYTPPVYKPTLPPPVYKKSPTYSPPSYVPKPTYSPPTKPYVPKPTYTPPTKPYIPKPTTYTSPTKPYVPKPTYTPPTKQYVPKPTYTPPTKPYVPKPTYTPPTKPYVPKPTYTPPTKPYVPEILKVVDGIILCKKGYETYPIQGAKAKIVCSEPGSYGKKDVVIYSDPTDSKGYFHVALTDIIKNLLHCRVKLYTSPVETCKNPTNVNKGLTGVPLSMYGYRYHSDKNLKIFSVGPFYFTGPKSAPTTPKY